TCTTCTGCCAGAATCTActtctttatatttctgttaGGCAGCTGTGATACATCACCTCTAATTCTCTCTTTGCTAAACTAAATAGAGTGGCTTCCAAAGTCTCTATAGTAAAATGTCTTTCCAAGACTTGAAAtaattcttgttatttttctccttaaccATGTCCAATATTTTAGCatcctttttgttgttttgttacTAGAACCAAATTGAGCACTGCAGTAACCATTTCTTTCACATCATAGAGAGAAGCAATACCATCTGTTCCCCTATTTACAGAAGCAGGGGATTATTAAGCATCTTATTAGTCTCATAATCAGtgcattaaaatatgaaattcttAGTGagtctttgaaatgaaaagcctTTAAACTAATATGAACTGAAAGGAAACCATTTCTAATAATAACAACTACTGATCTCCTTTCTCTAGATTTTTCTGGTGCCAAATTCAGTTTTTTCCATCATAATGCTCCTCTGTCTTTGCATGAATTGCTCTCTTCGCAATACTGCCTTATAATGTCATAAATGTGATGGTTGTAGGGCtgatattaaatgaaaacaagactTCTGTGTTATTGTAGTTAGTGTGGCATGATAGATAGGGGCAGACTAAAcaccatttgcttttttctagGTACTGATTTCAGTATAGACAGCCTACCCCTCCCTCGTAAAGACTATCATGATTGGGCCCTTTTCCATGAAGAGTCACCAAAAAACAACTACAAACTCTTCCACGAACCGACCATCACCTTATTCAACCACACTGCAACCTTCAGCCGCCATTCTCACCTACCGCTGACCACTCAGTACCTTGAGGGTGTAGAGGTCCTGAAGTCGTTGAGGTACATGATACCACTGCAGATGAAGAACAGCCTGAGGAAGAGGCTTGCACCACTTGTATATGTGCAGTCTGACTGCAATCCTCCTTCTGACCGGGACAGCTATGTGCGTGAGCTGATGTGCCACATTGAAGTAGACTCTTACGGGGAGTGTCTGCATAACAGAGACCTTCCTCAGCAACTCAGAAATCCAACTGCGATGGATGATGCGAACTTCTATAAAATACTGGCACAGTACAAGTTCattcttgcttttgaaaatgctaTCTGTGAAGATTACATCACTGAAAAGCTCTGGCGGCCGCTGAAGTTGGGAGTGGTACCAGTGTACTTTGGATCTCCCAGCATTGTAGACTGGCTTCCTAGTAACAAGAGTGCAATCCTGGTATCCAGTTTTTCACACCCTCGGGAGCTGGCCCACTATATCAAAACATTGGATACAAATGATGGAGAATATGAGTCCTACCTACAATGGAAACTGAAAGGCGACATATCCAACCCAAGGCTGCTTACAACAATGAAGGAACGCAAGTGGGGAGTGCAAGATATCACCCAGGACAATTACATTGACACCTTTGAGTGCATGGTGTGTAACAGAGTGTGGGAAAAcatcagaaggaaagaaaaggtaattGTGACTTGTCCTTGTGTCTCAGTGAGGCTTTAAAATGGCACTAGGCTCAGATTTGTCCCAGGAAGCTTGGTTACCAGATTTCTGGCCAGCCTGCAACCACTGGGATTGCAATGCCATTGAGTTGTATATCCTCATGTCAAAAGGCATTGGCAGAAGGTGTAGGTGCATGGCCAGAGGATGTGTTCCTCATAGTGCTGCAGTGCTTGAGCTCATACACATTGACTGTTGGGCTGGTGGTCATTTCAGCAGAAGGCTTGAATTGTTCAGGGAGGAAGTTTTTATCAGACTACAGGAAGTAGCCTAACTTGCTGACTTGCTTTAGGTTACCTGTAATATTTggaaacaggttgcccagagaggttgtgggaTCGCTGTCCTTGGAGGTGTTTTACAACTCAACTCAGTGCTTCCCTAGGCAATTTGGTATGATTAGACCTGTTTGGAAAAGAGGACTGCACCAGATGGTCACTGGGGGTCCCTTCTGACTTAAATACTGTCTGGGTCCGTGTATGTGTGGGTACGTGCAAACCTGTAGTGAAAACATGCCATTGTCTGTGGCCACATATGGTGACTTAACATTGAAATATTGACCTGTAAGCCAGGTTGTGTGTTTGTGAGGGGAAGTGGGTCTATTCCTTCTGGTCTAAACCTCTTGAAAGCATGCTGAAGAGACCACCTATAAATGGCTGTCTTATCAGGAAGCCCAGCACTGAGGGCCCAGCAGTCTTGCAAGGGTGCCAGCCATGACATCAGAGGGCCATTTCAAAGGCACCATGAGCTGTTCAGTCTCCATGAATCAAAAAACCCACTTTATTTTTGTCCAGAAATGTATTGGTTAATGGCTTTAGTATCCTACAGCTGTCCTATATCTGTTAGGCCATATTTTATTGGCTCACAGTCTGAGCAGTACACTGTGTGTCAGGCAGTAGAGGGGCAATGAAGAAAGCATTTGAAGTTACTAAGGTGAGCTGAGGTGATGGGGAATGCAAACTGGTAAGCATTACATTTAAACAGGCTTTCCTGTTTGAATCTGGTGCAAATCTGGACAGATGTCCTCTCTTTGAGTTAGGAATAGAACTATGGAAAGGAATAGAACAGGTTAGATACAGATATACCTTCCCCATGCTTTTGTGGCTCTCTAGTCAGGAAGACTATGAAGACCAGTTTGTTCTCCTGGTCAGATTCATgacttgttttttctccttaaaaaaatatgattaaGTGTGTGCATATTTAAGATCAAAACTGGATCTAATGATGAAAATAGAACTCCTTGCTCAGAGTTCGGGCTGGTGCTGCTCATTTGCAGCTAGACCTGATGTGAGACTCAGGCCCTTGTCAGCATGACTGGCTTTGTCCTGGGCACTCTGGGGAGAGCTTCCCCTCTGACATCCACAGGGACATGGTTAGAGCCTGTAGTGGGAAGGAAAATGCCACAGACATGCTTTGATAGTTTACCGATGGCATAGcacctttcttcttctctgtctGCCAGGGTCCCTGAATAACCCTTTTATTTCCCTCCATTGCCAGGGATGGCTGCCCCAGAGGTGGAGGGCTCAGGTTAACCATCTGAGCTGCCCCAAACCAGAGGCGTTCTGGTTCTCGTCTTCAAACCCTGGCTGGACTTCTCTTCAAGAGATGTGGATCCCAAGCTTTGAACAATCCAAGAAAGAAGCCTGGGCACTGAGGCAACTggtggaaagaaacagaaattttacaGCTCAAGAATTTTGGATGCTTGTATTCAAAGAATAAACACAACCACCTGTAAAACAAAGTGAGCTTCTCAGAGGTGTCTGTGGAAGTTTCTTCTGTAGGTGTCCTTATCATACCTAGGATTGCTAGCCATAGGAATTAGACCTGTAAGCCTGAATTTAGTATGTTCAGTGCTGAAGGGGTACTAAGGAGTGCTAAACAAAAGAATCACACTGCCAGGTGAcgtgtatacatatatatacatacatatatatatatttagaattATTTATATCAATTTTCATTAGTTCAGATGTTTGAGCATTAAGGCACAAGTTGGTAAGGTTCTCAAAGCCCAGTTTTAAGCACACAGCTGGTTCCTGTGAAGCAGATGGACCTCCCACCATCTTTAGATACATAACTATGTTCTTAGCCTCAGGACCCCTTTTCCCCAGTCCAGGAGTCTCCTTTGCTGCATTGATAGCCacaagctggagagcagctgacACCATTGCACTGCTAcagcttctgtgctgctttggagGTAGAGGAAAAACTTGGGACTGTGTCCCCGGATAGCTGTTTATTATCAATTTTCCTGGCATTAGCAGATTTAGCGGAGACTTGGCAGGCTTTGTGTCCTAGCAGTGAGCGCCAATGTACAGTGCATTAGTGCTTGGCACAAGGAAGCACCATCTGTTAGTGTCCAGGGACAGATTGAATGAAAAACGTGCTGGCTCAGATTTACCCACCGTCTTCCACTAAAAATAAGCAGAGCACATGAATATCTCTACTCTGCAGAAACAGGGCTGTCCTCCATCTGACTTaccttcttgcctttctgatgATGGACTAGTATTTGTATCACATATAAATGTGGAATTATGTGCTTGAAAGGACAGGGATAAAACTGAAAAGTGCTGGAAAGTCTTCAATAGGCACGAGGAGAGGTAGGCAAGCAGCCTGCCTATTTTAACAGACAAACCCCTGAATTatctgacacagaaaaaaacttgGCGATCTTGGTCATCACTTGCCAAAGATAGATGTCTTTGTTTTAGCTCTGGTGTATTGTTCTGTTCAGTTATCTTGCATTTTTGGGCTTCAAAACcacctttcaaaatattttgctgaggCATCTTCACTTCACTCCCTTGTACGTGAGCCAGGACCTTTCCAGCTCACAGGTTCACCACAGGGTATGAGACCTGTTGCTGCTTAGTCAGCCTGAACCAAAGTATAGCTAGGGGTCAAATGTATCTATCACCACCTGTCTGATAATTTCCATGCAATTGTCCCTTGTAGCAGGCTATTTTAAGATTGCTGTCAAGCATCTGGCTGTTTTATAAATGGGTAGCCATGGGGAAGGATGCGAATAGCATTTACACCAAGAAAGCCATCTGCAAAATTTGCTTGCCTTGGAAAAGTTTCCTCACCAGAAATTTCCTCACCAGATAGctggtgatttttaaattacttttatattaatattaattttatatttaattaatattattttacttaatattaatttattattaaatgtaGCAAGAGAAAGTGCAGTTTTGTGGCCACTGACCATATAATATTGGTCATTGTTTCTATGAGCACGTATTTAGTTTTGATTAGGGAAACAGTCCCACTGAAATTTCTCACCACTAGTGTTTTGCAGTTTTGGCACTCAGCATCTGTTGGACATGCTTTAAACTCTTTCCCTAGAGGTCCACAGTGCAAATGATAACTAAGCTCCACAAATGAAACCTTTCATGAAAGTAGCATTAACAACAGACTTAGAGGCTTTCCTAAATCAGGACGTAGAGCTGGACATAAACCCCACAACATTTGCAAAGGGAATTGCTGAATCCCCACCTATTACCATGAatctctgtttcttctcccaCGATGGCACAGAATATCTGCAGCATTCAGGGctaactcttttttttgtgatgttCTGCTGTCTCCTTTGCCAAAAATCACAAGCCATGTTGTTTAAAGACCTAAGGAG
The DNA window shown above is from Phalacrocorax aristotelis chromosome Z, bGulAri2.1, whole genome shotgun sequence and carries:
- the POFUT3 gene encoding GDP-fucose protein O-fucosyltransferase 3, which encodes MRMRRKKLWASCFCFAAAFFLVLTLQVVTELGNSENKVAVISSLHRGPLKPVERHALQFKQQKLHSSLKTESDVNHYPILLWWSPLTGETGRLGHCGEDVCFFTVNKTYQHNQMTRAFLFYGTDFSIDSLPLPRKDYHDWALFHEESPKNNYKLFHEPTITLFNHTATFSRHSHLPLTTQYLEGVEVLKSLRYMIPLQMKNSLRKRLAPLVYVQSDCNPPSDRDSYVRELMCHIEVDSYGECLHNRDLPQQLRNPTAMDDANFYKILAQYKFILAFENAICEDYITEKLWRPLKLGVVPVYFGSPSIVDWLPSNKSAILVSSFSHPRELAHYIKTLDTNDGEYESYLQWKLKGDISNPRLLTTMKERKWGVQDITQDNYIDTFECMVCNRVWENIRRKEKGWLPQRWRAQVNHLSCPKPEAFWFSSSNPGWTSLQEMWIPSFEQSKKEAWALRQLVERNRNFTAQEFWMLVFKE